A part of Deltaproteobacteria bacterium genomic DNA contains:
- a CDS encoding phosphoribosylglycinamide formyltransferase, translating into MIPNPSMKKLERTAVLISGRGSNLQTLLDKEGCNIRLVCSNKKKAPGLLKAKRSGIPTITFSPFSFSELNSYLLEKKIQKIILLGFMKIIPAEFVNQWQGRIVNLHPSLLPAYPGLDSIENSFKDKAAMGVSLHLVTPEMDEGPLLVQSKVYPKNFSSLTSRQAHWGISCREHFLVRKLADVWG; encoded by the coding sequence ATGATTCCTAATCCTTCCATGAAGAAGCTAGAAAGAACCGCCGTTCTTATTTCAGGAAGAGGAAGTAATCTGCAGACGCTTTTAGATAAAGAAGGTTGTAACATAAGACTTGTTTGTTCAAATAAAAAAAAAGCCCCTGGTTTGCTGAAGGCTAAAAGAAGCGGAATCCCGACAATCACGTTTTCTCCATTTAGTTTTTCAGAATTAAATAGTTATTTATTAGAAAAGAAAATTCAAAAAATTATTTTGCTTGGATTTATGAAAATAATTCCAGCCGAGTTTGTAAATCAGTGGCAAGGCCGAATTGTTAATTTACATCCCAGTTTGTTACCAGCGTACCCAGGATTGGACTCAATTGAAAATTCTTTCAAAGACAAGGCAGCAATGGGAGTCTCTTTACACCTTGTAACTCCAGAAATGGACGAAGGTCCCCTTTTGGTTCAATCAAAAGTGTATCCAAAAAACTTCTCATCATTGACTTCAAGGCAAGCCCATTGGGGGATTTCCTGTCGTGAGCATTTTTTGGTAAGGAAGTTGGCGGACGTGTGGGGGTAA
- the purQ gene encoding phosphoribosylformylglycinamidine synthase subunit PurQ, with translation MKIGILRFPGTNCDYDIVEMVKAKSMTPVWLWHQDQFDPQSVDRVIVPGGFSYGDYLRCGALAAKSEVMKSVFEFAKKGRPILGICNGFQILCETGLLPGVLLRNQNLKFIDKWVDLQEENQNPYFNPKSSKKDIRLPIAHGEGRFYISREELKKIQDQNQIWLRYKEDINGSTERIAGIMNLEKNICALMPHPERALWDWMGGQDGFNFL, from the coding sequence ATGAAGATTGGAATTTTAAGATTTCCAGGAACCAACTGTGACTATGACATTGTCGAAATGGTAAAGGCTAAATCCATGACACCTGTTTGGCTTTGGCATCAAGATCAATTTGACCCTCAAAGTGTGGACCGTGTTATTGTTCCTGGGGGATTTAGCTATGGAGATTATTTAAGATGTGGAGCTTTAGCTGCTAAATCAGAGGTGATGAAGTCCGTATTTGAATTTGCTAAAAAAGGACGACCCATCCTTGGGATCTGTAATGGTTTTCAAATTCTTTGCGAGACTGGATTGCTACCTGGAGTTTTACTAAGAAATCAAAATTTAAAATTTATTGATAAATGGGTAGATCTTCAAGAAGAAAATCAGAACCCTTATTTTAACCCTAAATCTAGTAAAAAAGATATAAGGCTTCCTATTGCCCACGGAGAAGGTCGATTCTACATTTCTAGGGAAGAGTTAAAAAAAATCCAAGATCAGAATCAAATTTGGTTGCGTTACAAAGAGGATATTAACGGCTCAACTGAAAGAATTGCTGGCATTATGAACTTAGAAAAAAATATTTGTGCCCTAATGCCTCACCCGGAACGAGCTCTCTGGGATTGGATGGGGGGACAAGATGGTTTTAACTTTTTATAG
- a CDS encoding LD-carboxypeptidase produces the protein MKKKVVRVIAPGFKPNDFVLSNIEFFFSQHPEFDFLYDPHIIEKHPLNSACLKTRAQSLVSALEDDRVDIIWCLRGGYGSIQLLPFLDQIDWDQVKTSKKKKLLMGLSDITSLHIYFFQRWGWSSLHASHLDRWVEGKIDKKTKKENLDLLFSKKHQVVFKKIKPINQLAKKCKVISAVLVGGNLVTLTSHLGTPYELDLDGKFLFFEEIGERAYRIDRCLTQLLHAGKFKNCRGIFIGQMTQCLEPNGKSLLAWLWKEWGEKLGLPVFKGVQTGHDTIQRPLPLGSRAKIKKRGDDFELSVEYNFRS, from the coding sequence ATGAAAAAAAAAGTAGTCAGAGTGATTGCTCCAGGCTTTAAGCCAAATGATTTTGTTTTATCCAATATAGAATTCTTTTTTTCTCAGCATCCTGAATTTGATTTCTTATATGATCCTCATATTATTGAAAAACACCCTTTAAACTCGGCCTGTTTAAAAACAAGAGCGCAAAGTCTTGTGTCCGCGTTGGAAGATGACCGAGTGGATATTATTTGGTGTTTGCGGGGTGGGTATGGGTCCATTCAGCTGTTACCATTTTTAGATCAAATTGATTGGGATCAAGTTAAAACTTCTAAGAAAAAAAAGTTACTCATGGGATTAAGTGATATCACTTCCTTGCATATATATTTTTTTCAGCGATGGGGCTGGTCGAGTCTCCATGCTTCCCATTTGGATCGATGGGTTGAAGGCAAGATTGATAAAAAAACGAAAAAGGAAAACTTAGACCTCCTGTTTTCTAAAAAACACCAAGTTGTATTCAAAAAAATAAAGCCTATCAATCAGTTGGCTAAAAAATGCAAAGTAATATCAGCGGTTCTTGTTGGGGGGAATCTAGTCACCCTGACGAGCCATTTGGGAACTCCTTACGAGCTAGACTTGGATGGCAAGTTTTTATTTTTTGAAGAAATTGGTGAAAGAGCCTATCGGATCGATCGGTGTTTAACCCAACTGTTGCACGCTGGAAAATTCAAAAATTGCCGTGGGATTTTTATAGGACAGATGACTCAGTGTTTGGAGCCTAATGGAAAATCCTTGCTGGCTTGGCTTTGGAAGGAGTGGGGAGAGAAACTGGGTCTACCTGTATTTAAAGGCGTTCAGACGGGTCATGACACTATACAAAGACCTTTGCCCTTAGGATCAAGAGCTAAGATAAAAAAAAGGGGTGACGATTTTGAATTATCAGTGGAATATAATTTTAGAAGCTAA
- the purS gene encoding phosphoribosylformylglycinamidine synthase subunit PurS, which produces MKVAVKILPRDVLLDSQGRAVEDNLKSHQYHLNSCRVGKYVVLDLPVSNKEEALLNAKKMTEFLLINPLIEAYELEVL; this is translated from the coding sequence ATGAAAGTCGCAGTTAAAATTTTACCACGAGATGTATTGCTAGACTCACAAGGGCGAGCTGTTGAAGATAATCTCAAAAGTCACCAGTACCATTTAAATTCCTGTCGGGTTGGTAAATATGTGGTGTTGGACTTGCCTGTCAGTAATAAAGAAGAAGCTCTTTTGAATGCAAAAAAAATGACTGAATTTTTACTGATCAATCCCCTTATCGAAGCCTATGAACTAGAGGTTTTATGA
- the purL gene encoding phosphoribosylformylglycinamidine synthase subunit PurL — MKLELAAKLKHYRISQDEYQRILQLLGREPKPIEWPLFSALWSEHCSYKSSKVHLRKFSYRNAQTRDDSDENAGLVDLGYGEKIIFKMESHNHPSFIEPYQGAATGVGGILRDIFTMGARPIALADYLCFGSTEPEAGRMKYLEKEVVHGISGYGNCVGVPTVTGFTEYDSSYNNNILVNAMAVGLVTEGMPLASSKAEGVGNLVVYVGAKTGKDGVHGAAMASESFDMNNDAKKPNIQIGDPFYEKLLIESCLEVLDQKIVVAMQDMGAAGLTSSSFEMAAKGKVGFDLHLDQVPLRDSTLTPEEILLSESQERMLLVCKPENLEKVKKAFEKWGLEASPVGIINNQQKMKLYWKGDLLTEIDPALITDSAPRYERPFGKVARKNQVSDSELHSASQKLDFNSSFEKMLHNASFSSKEWIYEQYDQRVGARTIKDSRDSLALLRLPSNRDLAITLGCRPAWMRLDTEIGAKDAILYPALQMAIKGIKCLAVTDCLNFGNPEKIDVMSDFVCTVDTYAELAIKLDAPVISGNVSFYNETQNTNITPTPAVGLVGIKENEVPIPECHFKSDSLEVYLVSSLLPNQRVAALAKTAEVLKIQPQFSGDLNSDYWVQVVKELRNFSAKEKPDAARVVGSGGLAMTLKKMSQGKYSFKGFHKSFNHPENGGFLLEERLYEFVFAVEKNRKMEFEKALESFCQKNQLEFHLIGFTQAGFTHVGATQGRN, encoded by the coding sequence ATGAAATTAGAATTAGCTGCCAAACTCAAACACTATCGAATTTCTCAGGATGAATATCAAAGAATCCTTCAACTTTTAGGTCGTGAACCAAAGCCCATCGAGTGGCCCTTGTTCTCGGCATTGTGGAGTGAGCATTGTTCCTACAAAAGTTCTAAGGTTCATTTACGTAAGTTTTCCTACAGGAATGCACAGACCCGGGACGATTCCGATGAAAATGCAGGATTGGTGGATTTGGGGTATGGTGAAAAAATCATTTTCAAAATGGAAAGTCACAATCATCCCAGTTTTATCGAACCTTATCAAGGTGCGGCCACAGGGGTGGGTGGCATCTTGAGAGATATCTTTACCATGGGAGCAAGACCTATTGCCTTGGCAGATTATCTTTGCTTTGGCAGCACCGAACCCGAAGCCGGAAGAATGAAGTATCTGGAAAAAGAAGTGGTTCATGGTATCAGCGGCTATGGGAATTGTGTCGGAGTCCCAACGGTTACGGGATTTACAGAATATGATAGCTCCTATAATAACAATATTTTAGTCAATGCCATGGCGGTGGGTCTTGTTACCGAAGGGATGCCATTGGCAAGTTCCAAAGCCGAAGGGGTTGGAAATCTTGTTGTTTATGTTGGAGCTAAAACTGGGAAAGATGGGGTTCATGGAGCGGCCATGGCCAGTGAATCCTTTGATATGAATAACGATGCCAAAAAACCAAATATTCAAATTGGGGATCCCTTTTATGAAAAACTTCTTATAGAGTCTTGTTTAGAAGTTCTGGATCAAAAAATAGTGGTAGCCATGCAAGACATGGGGGCTGCTGGTTTGACCTCCAGTAGTTTTGAAATGGCAGCCAAGGGTAAAGTCGGTTTTGATTTGCATTTGGATCAGGTCCCCCTTCGTGACTCCACCTTAACTCCTGAAGAAATCTTGCTCTCAGAGAGTCAAGAAAGGATGTTGCTCGTTTGTAAACCAGAAAATTTAGAAAAAGTTAAAAAGGCCTTTGAGAAGTGGGGTCTAGAGGCTTCACCCGTCGGGATTATCAATAATCAGCAAAAAATGAAATTATATTGGAAGGGTGATTTGTTAACAGAAATAGACCCGGCGTTGATCACCGACTCAGCCCCTCGCTATGAGAGACCCTTTGGCAAAGTTGCTAGAAAAAATCAGGTCTCAGATTCTGAGCTTCATTCCGCCTCCCAAAAGTTAGATTTTAATTCTAGCTTTGAAAAAATGTTACATAATGCTTCTTTTTCTTCGAAGGAATGGATTTACGAACAATACGATCAACGAGTGGGGGCGCGAACGATCAAAGATTCCAGAGATAGTCTAGCTCTCTTACGACTTCCCTCAAATCGAGATCTAGCTATCACTTTGGGTTGTCGACCAGCGTGGATGCGTTTAGATACTGAGATTGGGGCCAAAGATGCCATCTTGTATCCGGCTTTACAAATGGCCATCAAAGGAATCAAATGTTTGGCCGTTACCGATTGTTTAAATTTTGGTAATCCAGAAAAGATAGACGTCATGTCAGATTTTGTTTGTACGGTAGACACCTACGCGGAGTTGGCAATAAAGTTAGATGCGCCTGTCATTTCTGGAAATGTAAGTTTTTATAATGAAACGCAAAACACAAACATCACTCCAACCCCAGCTGTAGGGTTGGTTGGAATTAAGGAAAATGAAGTTCCTATTCCTGAATGTCATTTTAAATCAGATAGCTTAGAAGTTTATCTTGTCAGCTCGCTCTTACCAAATCAAAGGGTTGCAGCTCTGGCAAAAACGGCAGAGGTTTTGAAAATTCAGCCGCAATTTTCAGGGGATTTAAATTCAGATTATTGGGTTCAAGTAGTGAAAGAACTAAGGAATTTTTCAGCTAAGGAAAAACCTGATGCCGCAAGGGTTGTTGGGTCTGGCGGCTTAGCGATGACATTAAAGAAAATGTCCCAAGGCAAGTATTCATTTAAAGGATTCCATAAATCCTTTAACCATCCAGAAAATGGGGGATTTCTTCTTGAGGAAAGACTTTATGAATTTGTTTTTGCGGTAGAAAAAAATCGAAAAATGGAATTTGAAAAAGCTTTGGAGTCATTTTGTCAGAAGAATCAACTTGAATTTCATTTAATCGGCTTCACCCAAGCGGGCTTCACCCACGTCGGAGCCACCCAAGGAAGGAATTAA
- a CDS encoding phosphoribosylaminoimidazolesuccinocarboxamide synthase, producing the protein MNLNHKGDNEYKEMLYEGKAKRIFKTPAAQEFFLEFKDSLTAFNALKKGSFENKGIVNRDIAALLFEYLEKFSIPSHYLRKENQNGMLVKKVTIIPFEVVVRNVLAGSTAKKLGIDEGTPLSEPLVEFYFKKDELGDPFVSEEQMRIIHQIPVRDIEVMKELALKINKKLTELFAEIKIKLVDFKVEFGKDSNSMILLADEITPDCCRLWDMETNEKLDKDRFRRDLGSVKESYESVLARLTQNRRGK; encoded by the coding sequence ATGAACTTGAACCACAAAGGTGATAACGAATACAAAGAAATGCTCTATGAAGGAAAAGCAAAGAGAATTTTTAAAACTCCCGCGGCTCAGGAATTTTTTTTGGAGTTTAAGGATTCTTTAACAGCTTTTAATGCTTTAAAAAAGGGATCTTTCGAAAACAAAGGAATTGTTAATAGAGATATTGCAGCTCTCTTGTTTGAGTATTTAGAAAAATTTTCGATTCCTTCACATTACCTTCGAAAAGAAAATCAAAATGGGATGCTGGTAAAAAAAGTAACTATCATTCCCTTCGAAGTGGTGGTTCGAAATGTCCTGGCTGGTTCCACGGCAAAAAAGTTAGGAATCGATGAGGGAACTCCCTTGTCAGAACCTCTGGTTGAATTTTATTTCAAGAAGGACGAATTAGGCGACCCTTTTGTATCTGAAGAACAAATGAGAATTATTCATCAAATTCCAGTTCGAGATATAGAAGTCATGAAAGAGTTGGCTTTAAAGATAAACAAAAAACTGACAGAGTTGTTTGCCGAAATTAAAATTAAATTGGTCGATTTCAAAGTAGAGTTTGGTAAGGATTCAAATTCTATGATCTTGCTGGCTGATGAGATCACTCCTGATTGTTGTCGATTGTGGGATATGGAAACCAATGAGAAACTAGATAAAGACAGATTTCGCAGGGACCTTGGCTCGGTGAAGGAAAGTTATGAATCCGTATTGGCGAGATTAACTCAAAATAGGAGAGGCAAATGA
- a CDS encoding serine hydrolase, translating to MKFSVLEKSLIKNIEEHIRDVTPGVMVRAYQNGRLVCDISVGETYAYYDLASLTKIIFTVQAMMLAFEEKKWDLDSRVKSFLPWYRHEKTRIQDLLTHSSGLIWWKPFYQELNLQDSWQSRREHLRKLLEELELAPQSQSVYSDVGFLLLGFVLEAIYQKDLFPIWNDIKDTFYQGTTLEFHLRNQTTIRTSLFAPTEECPWRQKLLQGEVHDENTWALGGLSSHAGLFGSIDDLGWYMLHLRSQILGIARYQIKQKTTQIFIKRSRPEGFGDWSLGFMLPTPGKSSCGGYFSLDSIGHTGFTGTSVWYDPKADLAVCILSNRLVYGRENKAFVGLRPQIHNWIVEGLRKSSL from the coding sequence TTGAAATTTTCAGTGTTAGAAAAAAGTCTGATTAAAAATATTGAAGAACATATCCGGGACGTTACCCCTGGAGTCATGGTAAGAGCCTATCAAAATGGCCGTCTGGTTTGTGATATCTCTGTTGGGGAAACCTACGCTTATTATGATTTAGCAAGTTTGACAAAAATTATTTTTACGGTTCAGGCAATGATGTTGGCTTTTGAAGAAAAGAAATGGGATTTAGATTCTCGTGTTAAAAGTTTTCTTCCCTGGTACCGTCATGAAAAAACCAGAATTCAAGATTTGTTAACCCATTCCTCAGGACTTATTTGGTGGAAGCCTTTTTATCAAGAGCTCAACCTTCAAGATTCTTGGCAGTCCAGACGTGAGCACCTTCGGAAGTTGCTGGAGGAACTGGAGCTCGCCCCACAAAGTCAGAGTGTCTATAGTGATGTTGGTTTTTTATTGCTTGGTTTTGTTCTGGAGGCCATTTATCAGAAGGATTTATTTCCGATATGGAATGACATCAAGGATACATTTTACCAGGGGACAACGCTCGAATTTCATTTACGAAATCAAACCACCATCAGAACCTCGCTTTTTGCTCCAACAGAGGAATGCCCTTGGCGACAAAAACTCCTCCAGGGGGAAGTTCATGATGAAAACACATGGGCTCTGGGTGGACTTTCAAGCCATGCAGGATTGTTTGGGAGTATTGATGATTTGGGTTGGTACATGTTGCATTTGCGATCGCAGATTCTTGGAATCGCCAGATATCAAATAAAACAAAAAACCACTCAAATTTTTATTAAAAGATCAAGGCCCGAGGGATTTGGCGATTGGTCCCTAGGATTTATGTTGCCAACACCGGGGAAGAGCAGTTGCGGTGGGTACTTTTCGCTGGATTCTATTGGGCATACTGGTTTTACCGGCACTTCTGTTTGGTATGATCCTAAGGCCGATTTAGCTGTTTGTATTTTGAGTAATAGGCTCGTTTACGGTAGGGAAAACAAAGCTTTTGTAGGATTACGTCCGCAAATTCACAATTGGATCGTTGAGGGCCTGCGAAAATCATCTTTATAA
- a CDS encoding nucleotidyltransferase substrate binding protein — MTKNKNLSGLYYSKIVKSLKYLEYSYQRTLNMPLNPAQMNDSELEAWDSFASRFARTSDIFLSKYIRAFILKDDPAFDGGFRDQLNRAEKLSLIADVTIWMEIRELRNATVHEYSDQDLEKIFEKFRNFSPLLIELPTKLNHET, encoded by the coding sequence ATGACTAAGAATAAAAACCTTTCAGGATTATATTATTCTAAAATTGTAAAATCCCTGAAATACTTAGAATACAGTTATCAAAGAACCCTTAATATGCCATTAAATCCAGCCCAAATGAATGACTCTGAATTAGAAGCTTGGGATAGTTTTGCTTCAAGATTCGCTAGAACCTCTGATATTTTTTTAAGTAAATATATTCGTGCTTTTATTTTAAAGGATGACCCCGCATTTGATGGCGGTTTTCGAGACCAATTAAATCGTGCAGAAAAATTAAGTTTGATTGCTGATGTGACTATTTGGATGGAAATTCGAGAGTTAAGAAATGCCACCGTTCACGAGTATAGTGACCAAGATTTAGAGAAAATTTTCGAAAAATTTAGAAATTTTTCTCCTCTTTTAATTGAGCTGCCAACAAAGTTGAATCATGAGACTTAG
- a CDS encoding phosphoribosylformylglycinamidine cyclo-ligase, which translates to MSKKISYKESGVDVQVGDEFVDWIHAENQEIPHKEQVVEGIGGFASLFRLNTQGYKKPCLVTCTDGVGTKVKLAADYQMYDGIGQDLVAMCVNDLLCTGGDPLLFLDYLAVGKLDLVQAKSILKSIKKACIESDLALLGGETAEMPGIYKTPDFDCAGFAVGIVDEEERFGAHRVSEGDLLIALPSSGFHSNGYSLLRKTFAEDMDKFKDQLLVPTKLYVQIFKKIKTKFHIKASAHITGGGMDNIPRVIPAHLVARLRSWDFPEIFLEVQKRTGLSRVEMLKTLNCGIGMVLIVGAKDKEALLKFLKEEGESAFVVGEIVLRESLSLDQKNEEWLHDS; encoded by the coding sequence ATGTCAAAAAAAATTTCATATAAAGAGTCTGGTGTGGATGTGCAAGTCGGCGACGAGTTTGTTGACTGGATACATGCTGAAAATCAAGAAATACCTCACAAAGAACAAGTGGTCGAAGGCATTGGGGGCTTTGCCTCTTTGTTTAGATTAAATACTCAAGGGTATAAAAAACCTTGCTTGGTAACTTGCACCGATGGGGTGGGGACCAAGGTTAAATTGGCTGCTGATTATCAGATGTACGATGGGATTGGCCAGGACTTAGTGGCTATGTGTGTGAATGATTTGCTGTGCACTGGGGGCGACCCTCTGTTATTTTTAGATTACTTAGCCGTTGGAAAATTAGATTTAGTTCAAGCAAAGTCTATTTTAAAAAGTATCAAAAAAGCCTGTATTGAAAGTGATCTCGCTTTACTTGGAGGGGAAACGGCAGAGATGCCTGGCATCTACAAAACTCCCGATTTTGATTGCGCTGGTTTCGCGGTGGGGATCGTTGATGAGGAAGAGCGTTTCGGCGCCCATCGGGTTTCTGAAGGAGACCTTCTTATAGCACTGCCAAGTTCGGGATTTCATTCCAATGGGTATTCTTTATTAAGAAAAACTTTTGCTGAAGATATGGATAAGTTTAAAGATCAACTGTTGGTGCCCACCAAATTGTATGTTCAGATTTTTAAAAAAATAAAAACAAAATTCCACATCAAAGCCTCAGCTCATATTACTGGCGGAGGGATGGACAATATTCCCCGAGTGATTCCTGCCCATTTAGTAGCTCGTCTACGGTCCTGGGATTTTCCTGAGATTTTTTTAGAAGTTCAAAAAAGAACCGGATTGTCTCGGGTGGAAATGTTAAAAACTCTCAATTGCGGTATAGGAATGGTTTTAATTGTTGGAGCAAAGGACAAAGAGGCTCTCTTAAAATTTTTGAAAGAGGAAGGAGAAAGTGCTTTTGTCGTCGGAGAAATCGTCCTTCGAGAAAGTTTATCTCTAGATCAAAAAAACGAGGAATGGCTTCATGATTCCTAA
- a CDS encoding adenylosuccinate lyase: MIDRYSRPEMALIWEQDHRFGKMLQVELAVAKVQSELGMIPKKAYKVIQKKAKFSVKRITEIEAVTKHDVIAFVSNLAENVGEEGKYIHYGLTSSDVLDTAFSLQIQEAGAILLQSIQRLKNALKKLILQNEDTLCAGRTHGMYAEPTTFGMKMMGFLAEVERNEDRLLRAVEGVKICKLSGAVGTYSSQEMAVEKQVAKNLKLNPEVIATQVVPRDRHGDLLIHLGLYGAGLERLAVELRHLQRSELSEVVEGFTKGQKGSSAMPHKKNPISAENITGIARLLRSYGLVGLENIALWHERDISHSSAERVVFPDAFIVADYATHRMAQLLEGLQVNKKRMIENMEQSQGQLYSSHVLLHLVKKGLTREEAYSHVQRLCHSMGFGEHLKHKLLEDSEISKYFNKKELEDIFSGKKHREAIKKVIKNRLKLFKRGR; this comes from the coding sequence ATGATAGATAGATATTCACGGCCAGAAATGGCGCTAATTTGGGAACAAGATCATCGATTTGGAAAAATGCTGCAGGTTGAACTTGCCGTAGCTAAGGTTCAGAGTGAATTAGGAATGATTCCCAAGAAGGCCTACAAAGTCATCCAAAAAAAAGCTAAATTCAGTGTTAAAAGAATCACCGAAATTGAAGCCGTAACGAAACACGATGTGATTGCTTTTGTTTCCAATTTAGCTGAAAACGTAGGGGAAGAAGGAAAATATATCCACTATGGACTGACCAGCAGCGATGTCTTAGACACGGCCTTTAGTCTGCAAATTCAAGAAGCAGGTGCGATTCTTCTTCAGTCGATTCAACGCCTGAAGAATGCTCTTAAGAAATTGATATTACAAAACGAAGACACTTTGTGTGCTGGTCGTACCCACGGAATGTATGCCGAGCCAACCACCTTTGGCATGAAAATGATGGGCTTTTTGGCAGAAGTCGAAAGAAATGAAGATCGTCTTTTGCGAGCTGTTGAGGGTGTCAAAATCTGTAAACTTTCTGGTGCTGTGGGAACTTATTCCAGTCAAGAGATGGCTGTTGAAAAACAAGTAGCTAAGAATCTCAAGTTAAATCCTGAAGTGATTGCCACCCAGGTGGTTCCAAGGGATCGCCATGGCGACCTCTTGATTCACCTTGGTCTTTATGGGGCAGGTCTTGAAAGGTTAGCTGTTGAGTTGAGACATTTGCAACGGAGTGAGCTCAGTGAGGTTGTCGAAGGTTTTACTAAAGGGCAAAAAGGCTCTTCGGCGATGCCCCATAAAAAAAACCCTATCAGCGCTGAAAATATTACAGGTATCGCAAGGCTGCTTCGATCTTACGGTCTTGTTGGTCTTGAAAATATAGCCCTATGGCATGAAAGGGATATTTCCCATTCTTCGGCAGAGCGGGTCGTCTTTCCTGATGCCTTTATAGTCGCTGATTATGCTACTCACCGGATGGCTCAGCTGTTGGAGGGGTTACAGGTAAATAAAAAACGAATGATTGAAAATATGGAGCAGTCCCAGGGGCAACTTTATAGTTCCCATGTCCTTCTTCATTTGGTAAAGAAGGGACTAACTCGCGAAGAGGCCTACAGCCATGTGCAAAGACTTTGTCATTCTATGGGTTTTGGTGAGCATCTTAAACATAAACTTTTAGAAGATTCAGAGATCAGTAAGTATTTTAACAAAAAAGAACTAGAAGATATTTTCAGCGGTAAAAAACATAGGGAAGCAATTAAAAAAGTAATAAAAAACAGACTGAAGTTATTTAAAAGAGGGAGATAG
- a CDS encoding amidophosphoribosyltransferase, whose product MFDSFKEECAVFGIWNHPEASQMAYLGLYAMQHRGQESAGIVSLENGKHKHHKGLGLVGDVFSESILSQIKGQAAIGHVRYSTTGQNLISNAQPLTAELYKGPVAIAHNGNIVNYEKLKKELSYTGAIFQATSDTEILLHLISKRNNENFIQALKESVLLLEGAFSFVLLSQKKMVALRDPNGFRPLSLGKKENTYVIASETCAFDLIGAEFIRDIEPGEIVWFDEAGMHSEIYAKKNQLSQCVFEHVYFARPDSKVFGKSVYESRKRLGMFLAKESGVAADIIVPVPDSGVPAAIGYSQESKIPFELGIIRNHYVGRTFIQPSQSIRDFGVKIKLNPQSEVLQGKRVVVIDDSLVRGTTSKKIINLIRQAGAKEVHMRIASPPTVSPCYYGVDTPQKSQLIAANYDLKTINDFIGADSLAYLSMEGLFASMESDNQHFCAACFNEKYPTPIYQNT is encoded by the coding sequence ATGTTTGATTCATTTAAAGAAGAATGTGCTGTCTTTGGAATTTGGAATCATCCAGAGGCCAGTCAGATGGCCTATCTCGGCTTGTATGCCATGCAGCACAGAGGTCAAGAATCCGCAGGGATCGTTTCTTTAGAAAATGGAAAGCATAAACATCATAAGGGGCTAGGTTTGGTTGGAGATGTCTTCTCTGAGTCTATTCTTTCACAAATTAAAGGTCAGGCAGCTATAGGCCACGTGAGGTATTCCACAACAGGGCAAAACCTTATTTCTAATGCCCAGCCATTGACCGCAGAGCTCTACAAAGGGCCTGTTGCTATTGCTCACAATGGAAATATCGTCAATTACGAGAAGCTCAAAAAAGAGCTCAGTTACACAGGGGCCATTTTTCAAGCAACGAGTGATACTGAGATTTTGCTGCATCTTATTTCTAAAAGAAATAACGAAAACTTTATCCAAGCTTTGAAAGAATCCGTCCTTTTGCTAGAGGGGGCCTTCAGTTTTGTTTTATTGTCACAGAAAAAAATGGTGGCCCTTCGTGATCCCAACGGATTTAGACCTTTAAGTTTAGGAAAAAAAGAGAACACTTATGTTATCGCCAGTGAGACCTGTGCTTTTGATTTAATCGGAGCGGAATTTATCAGAGATATCGAACCTGGAGAGATTGTTTGGTTTGATGAAGCCGGGATGCATTCTGAAATCTATGCCAAAAAAAATCAGCTCTCACAATGTGTTTTTGAGCATGTTTATTTCGCTAGACCTGATTCAAAAGTTTTTGGCAAAAGTGTTTATGAATCCAGAAAAAGGTTAGGAATGTTTTTAGCAAAGGAATCAGGAGTTGCTGCGGATATTATTGTCCCAGTCCCTGATAGTGGTGTCCCCGCAGCGATTGGGTACTCTCAAGAAAGTAAGATTCCCTTTGAACTAGGGATTATTAGAAATCATTATGTCGGAAGAACCTTTATTCAGCCATCGCAAAGTATCAGAGACTTTGGAGTTAAAATTAAACTCAATCCTCAGTCAGAAGTTCTGCAAGGAAAGAGGGTGGTGGTTATTGATGACTCCTTAGTCCGCGGGACAACAAGTAAAAAAATAATAAATCTTATCAGGCAAGCAGGAGCTAAAGAAGTACATATGAGGATTGCCTCCCCACCTACCGTAAGTCCGTGTTATTATGGCGTCGATACTCCTCAAAAAAGTCAACTCATTGCTGCTAATTATGATTTGAAAACGATAAATGATTTTATTGGAGCCGATTCCTTGGCTTATCTATCAATGGAGGGTTTGTTTGCTTCAATGGAAAGTGATAATCAGCATTTTTGCGCCGCCTGTTTTAATGAAAAATACCCGACGCCGATCTATCAAAACACCTAA